In bacterium, one genomic interval encodes:
- a CDS encoding glycosyltransferase, with amino-acid sequence MNLLIIPFHDWRKVQREGERTRDAHLIREMADSDQVDKILIVNRPISLPEMVYRRTWWKCEGDLLHSDSRGHLVQVAPKTYVLDTLDKSIVGPLIRGKRHFFDAYGSQALKASVDWHLIMLGMHDFSTISFNVYAAELFAQLDSDLRHFDAWDNFLRFPSNQKIRPELESAYATYARTATSWSTNSEENSAFYNVMHQIPDCSVIRNGVRPELFQIDYPIPDDLQNVARPIVGMGLKVTHLLDVDLLNQVIWNNPGISFVLIGQILDRAVYDRIRKVANFHYLGDKHYRDYPAYVRHFDVCLIPYCVGDKQHGGDAIKFYEYLAADKPVVSTPGNGVTDSFEGVWLETSHSRFSDAVQSAVNCGPIRRDLPVELTWAHKSEQMLTALSHSTDRKELYVV; translated from the coding sequence ATGAACCTCCTGATCATCCCATTCCACGATTGGCGCAAGGTGCAGCGCGAAGGGGAGAGGACGCGCGATGCGCATTTGATCCGCGAAATGGCCGACTCCGATCAGGTTGACAAGATACTGATTGTAAATCGCCCTATCAGCCTGCCGGAGATGGTTTATCGTCGAACGTGGTGGAAATGTGAAGGAGATCTTCTTCACTCTGACTCGCGCGGCCATCTGGTACAGGTAGCTCCCAAGACCTATGTATTGGATACGCTTGATAAATCGATTGTCGGCCCGCTGATCAGGGGGAAAAGGCACTTTTTTGATGCATACGGTAGCCAAGCGCTGAAAGCGTCAGTCGACTGGCATCTGATCATGCTGGGCATGCACGATTTTTCTACAATCAGTTTTAATGTCTACGCCGCCGAGCTGTTTGCGCAACTCGATTCCGATCTTCGCCATTTTGACGCATGGGATAATTTCCTCCGTTTTCCATCCAACCAGAAGATCCGGCCGGAGCTTGAATCAGCCTACGCAACGTATGCCCGGACCGCAACATCCTGGTCGACCAACTCGGAAGAAAACAGCGCATTCTACAATGTCATGCACCAGATTCCGGATTGCTCAGTGATCAGGAATGGTGTTCGTCCTGAGCTGTTTCAAATTGATTACCCGATCCCTGACGATCTCCAGAATGTCGCACGGCCGATTGTTGGCATGGGCCTCAAGGTAACTCACCTTCTCGATGTCGACCTGCTCAACCAAGTGATCTGGAACAACCCCGGCATCTCATTTGTCCTGATCGGCCAGATTCTTGATCGAGCCGTATACGACCGAATTCGCAAAGTGGCCAACTTCCACTACCTGGGCGACAAACACTACCGTGACTATCCGGCCTATGTCCGGCATTTTGATGTCTGTTTGATCCCTTACTGCGTCGGCGACAAACAACATGGCGGCGACGCCATCAAATTCTACGAATATCTGGCCGCCGACAAGCCGGTCGTCTCAACTCCGGGTAACGGCGTGACTGACAGCTTTGAAGGGGTCTGGTTGGAGACGTCGCATTCCCGTTTCTCCGATGCCGTTCAGTCCGCTGTCAACTGCGGCCCGATTCGACGAGACCTGCCAGTCGAGTTAACCTGGGCACACAAGTCCGAACAGATGCTTACCGCCCTTTCTCATTCCACCGACCGAAAGGAGCTGTATGTCGTCTGA
- a CDS encoding sodium-translocating pyrophosphatase, whose protein sequence is MGESQLLVLILGISVLGLVAAWMLARWVLSRGTGTPAMQEISNAIKEGAESFMRRQNRTIVMLALLVAVGLFIGYGVIRGHHDFDPVPSAMQLAFWVTLSFVFGAVCSVIAGYVGMWVSIRSNIRTAAAALTSLNDALRVSLRGGAVSGLLVVAMSLLGVAGLYACVTFFTDVPKVQIPLLIVGYGFGASFVALFAQVGGGIYTKAADVGADLVGKVEAGIPEDDPRNPAVIADLVGDNVGDCAGRGADLFESTAAENIGAMILGATLAHAAEKSGMNFSAGVIGVMMFPLVARAFGIIASIIGIYSVKLKNEQEDPMTALNRGYFIAAVLAMIGFGFCTYWLLDAEGAPDAWWHFFLCGLVGVITSILFVYITQYYTEYKYRPVKEIAEASKTGPATNIIAGVAVGFECTALPVLTMSGALLISYYLGKSAFPHVEGAVGAINGGLFGTAVATMGMLATAAYILAMDTFGPITDNAGGIVEMSKQPEEIRVRTDRLDSVGNTTKALTKGYAIGSAGLAAFLLFQAYMDEVLHYAGLYGQIGADGLPVEFTVNLAKPVVFVGALLGCMLVFLFSALCIRAVGSAAQAIINEVRRQYAKLPRVNDIIQFPADFKPDYGTSVDIVTKAALRQMVLPGLLVVLAPVVVGLTFKLFIGPGDELISAESVAAFLMVGTIGGILTALFLNNAGGAWDNAKKYIETGAHGGKYITLPDGTKAKNPVHGAAVVGDTVGDPFKDTAGPSLHVLIKLLSTITLVLAPLFI, encoded by the coding sequence ATGGGTGAATCCCAACTACTGGTCCTGATTCTTGGAATCAGCGTCCTGGGTCTGGTTGCTGCATGGATGTTGGCCCGCTGGGTACTCTCGCGAGGGACCGGCACACCGGCTATGCAGGAAATCTCAAACGCTATTAAAGAGGGGGCGGAATCTTTCATGCGCCGCCAGAACCGCACGATCGTCATGCTGGCGTTACTCGTTGCGGTTGGCCTCTTCATCGGCTATGGCGTCATTCGCGGTCATCATGACTTTGACCCGGTCCCGTCGGCGATGCAACTCGCCTTCTGGGTAACCCTGTCTTTCGTGTTTGGCGCGGTCTGCTCGGTCATCGCAGGTTATGTCGGGATGTGGGTGTCGATTCGTTCGAATATCCGCACCGCCGCCGCCGCCCTCACCTCGTTGAATGACGCACTTCGCGTCTCTCTCCGTGGTGGCGCGGTCTCCGGTCTGCTGGTAGTCGCCATGTCGCTGCTTGGCGTCGCCGGTCTTTATGCCTGTGTGACGTTTTTCACCGATGTTCCCAAAGTTCAGATCCCGCTCCTGATCGTCGGCTACGGTTTCGGCGCGTCGTTCGTCGCCCTTTTCGCCCAGGTCGGTGGTGGTATTTATACCAAGGCTGCCGATGTCGGCGCTGACCTCGTTGGTAAGGTAGAGGCTGGTATTCCTGAGGATGATCCGCGCAACCCTGCCGTGATCGCCGATCTCGTCGGTGATAACGTCGGTGACTGTGCCGGTCGTGGAGCTGACCTTTTTGAATCAACCGCCGCCGAAAATATCGGCGCAATGATCCTTGGCGCGACTCTCGCTCATGCCGCCGAAAAGTCCGGTATGAACTTCTCAGCCGGTGTCATCGGTGTGATGATGTTCCCGCTGGTCGCCCGCGCCTTTGGTATTATAGCCTCGATCATTGGTATCTATTCCGTGAAGCTAAAGAATGAGCAGGAAGATCCGATGACCGCGCTCAACCGTGGCTACTTCATCGCCGCCGTGCTCGCCATGATCGGTTTTGGCTTCTGCACCTATTGGCTGCTCGATGCGGAGGGTGCCCCGGATGCCTGGTGGCATTTCTTCCTCTGCGGTCTGGTGGGTGTTATCACGTCAATTCTCTTCGTCTATATCACCCAGTATTACACTGAATACAAATATCGCCCGGTGAAAGAGATCGCCGAAGCCTCCAAGACCGGCCCCGCCACCAACATCATCGCTGGTGTGGCCGTCGGTTTTGAATGCACCGCCCTTCCGGTGCTGACCATGTCCGGCGCGCTTCTGATCTCTTACTATCTCGGCAAATCGGCATTTCCACATGTTGAAGGTGCTGTAGGCGCCATCAACGGTGGTCTCTTCGGAACCGCCGTCGCCACGATGGGTATGCTCGCAACCGCCGCGTACATCCTGGCAATGGATACGTTCGGCCCGATCACCGATAATGCCGGTGGTATTGTCGAAATGTCCAAGCAGCCCGAAGAGATTCGCGTCCGCACGGACAGACTTGATTCTGTCGGAAACACTACCAAGGCACTGACCAAAGGGTATGCGATCGGTTCTGCCGGTCTTGCCGCATTCCTGCTTTTCCAGGCGTATATGGACGAGGTCCTGCACTACGCCGGACTGTACGGTCAGATCGGTGCCGATGGACTCCCGGTCGAGTTCACGGTTAACCTCGCCAAGCCGGTGGTATTTGTCGGCGCGCTCCTCGGCTGTATGCTCGTTTTCCTGTTCTCCGCCCTCTGCATTCGTGCGGTCGGTTCGGCGGCGCAGGCGATCATCAACGAAGTTCGCCGTCAATATGCCAAACTCCCTCGCGTAAACGACATCATCCAGTTCCCGGCCGACTTCAAGCCGGACTATGGAACCTCGGTTGATATCGTTACCAAGGCCGCGCTTCGTCAGATGGTCCTTCCCGGTCTGCTGGTAGTTCTCGCTCCGGTTGTCGTTGGGCTGACTTTCAAGCTCTTCATCGGCCCTGGCGATGAATTGATCTCGGCTGAGTCCGTCGCCGCTTTCCTGATGGTTGGCACGATCGGCGGCATTCTGACGGCGCTGTTCCTCAACAATGCCGGCGGAGCCTGGGACAACGCCAAGAAGTATATCGAGACTGGCGCCCATGGCGGCAAGTATATCACCTTGCCCGATGGTACCAAGGCAAAGAACCCTGTGCATGGTGCCGCGGTTGTTGGTGACACGGTCGGCGATCCTTTTAAGGATACGGCTGGTCCGTCACTGCACGTGTTGATCAAACTGCTTTCGACCATCACGCTGGTGCTTGCACCGCTGTTTATCTAG
- the lexA gene encoding transcriptional repressor LexA translates to MQWQQLEQLVKLPLTAKQRQIFDYIEGEITDRGHAPTIREIGLRFGITSTNGVRTHLTALIKKGYVKKQQFISRGLELSRPIANQIGRMPLVGRVAAGSPIDAIENIEKDLAFDLSFVPKGESFALRVNGDSMKNAGILDGDIVLVKKQAVAQRGDIIVARINNEATVKRYQPEGDKILLMPENDAFEPIVVSKRSGEFRIEGKVVGLVRRMG, encoded by the coding sequence ATGCAATGGCAACAACTGGAGCAACTGGTGAAACTACCACTGACCGCCAAGCAGCGTCAGATATTCGATTACATTGAGGGGGAGATCACCGACCGCGGCCACGCCCCGACTATCCGCGAGATCGGCTTGCGTTTCGGGATCACGTCGACCAATGGCGTCCGCACTCATCTGACCGCTCTGATCAAGAAGGGGTATGTCAAAAAACAACAGTTCATCTCGCGCGGGCTGGAGCTCTCCCGTCCGATCGCCAACCAGATCGGCCGGATGCCTCTGGTCGGACGGGTCGCCGCCGGTTCGCCGATCGATGCTATCGAGAATATCGAGAAAGACCTCGCGTTTGATCTCTCGTTTGTCCCGAAAGGGGAGTCGTTTGCGCTCCGCGTGAATGGTGACTCGATGAAAAACGCCGGGATACTCGATGGTGACATTGTGCTGGTGAAAAAGCAGGCGGTGGCACAGCGCGGGGATATCATTGTCGCCCGGATCAATAACGAGGCTACGGTCAAGCGCTACCAACCCGAGGGGGACAAGATCCTGTTGATGCCGGAGAACGACGCTTTCGAGCCGATTGTGGTGAGCAAGCGTTCAGGTGAATTCCGGATTGAAGGGAAAGTCGTCGGCCTGGTCCGCAGGATGGGGTAA
- a CDS encoding DUF1972 domain-containing protein: MSSDKRPIGFCGTRGLPASYGGFETAVDEITRRFVAAGYECNVICRASNTGNLPTQHQGRNLVYVKGSRSRTLDTFVSAIQTGWYLIKNRRRYQHIFWFNNANFPGILMTWLARIPMSVNTDGLEWRRAKWSWPFKLYYIVSSLIISLLCRRLISDSYAIQAYYLKHFFAKSTMIPYGAPSVMEVSDPETAMILRKYGLKKEKYFLQITRFEPDNLPLETVSAFRESKLADRGFQMILVGFKDKTEYALRVKALETSPDVIVSNAIYDPKVLAVLRANCYCYVHGNSVGGTNPALLEAMSCCPRIMAIDCEFSREVLGPLGLYFDSKNITPTFFESLSRPLQSTELARRVHSLYQWDAVAEAYMQLAVRGVANYRPLTQHIRTHSPVGTK; this comes from the coding sequence ATGTCGTCTGACAAGCGGCCGATCGGTTTTTGCGGCACTCGGGGACTTCCCGCCAGTTATGGCGGATTTGAAACTGCTGTCGATGAGATCACCCGGCGCTTCGTTGCGGCAGGTTATGAATGCAATGTTATCTGTCGCGCATCCAACACCGGCAACCTCCCGACCCAGCATCAGGGCCGCAACCTTGTCTATGTGAAAGGGAGCAGGTCGCGCACGCTCGATACGTTTGTCTCGGCGATCCAGACCGGGTGGTACCTCATCAAAAATCGCCGTCGGTACCAGCATATCTTCTGGTTCAACAACGCGAATTTCCCGGGCATCTTGATGACCTGGCTGGCGCGAATACCGATGTCCGTTAATACCGATGGTCTCGAGTGGCGACGGGCCAAATGGTCCTGGCCATTCAAACTCTATTACATAGTGTCTTCGCTCATTATCAGTCTGCTATGCCGTCGCCTGATCTCCGACTCGTACGCCATACAAGCATACTATCTAAAACATTTCTTCGCCAAAAGCACGATGATCCCTTACGGTGCACCTTCCGTGATGGAGGTCAGCGATCCTGAAACGGCGATGATCCTCAGAAAGTATGGCCTGAAAAAGGAGAAGTACTTCCTTCAGATCACTCGCTTTGAACCGGACAATCTCCCTTTGGAAACCGTGTCTGCCTTTCGTGAATCAAAACTGGCTGACCGCGGATTCCAGATGATCCTCGTTGGATTCAAAGACAAGACCGAGTATGCGTTACGCGTCAAGGCGCTGGAAACTTCACCGGATGTCATCGTCTCCAATGCGATTTATGACCCTAAAGTCCTCGCGGTGCTTCGAGCCAACTGTTATTGCTATGTGCACGGAAACTCAGTCGGCGGCACCAACCCCGCCTTACTCGAAGCAATGAGCTGTTGTCCTCGGATCATGGCGATCGATTGCGAATTCAGCCGCGAAGTACTCGGCCCGCTGGGACTCTATTTCGATTCCAAAAACATCACGCCGACGTTCTTCGAGTCTCTATCGCGCCCCCTTCAGTCGACCGAATTGGCGCGTCGCGTCCACTCCCTTTACCAATGGGATGCGGTCGCCGAGGCTTACATGCAACTGGCCGTCAGAGGAGTGGCAAACTACCGGCCGTTAACTCAGCACATTCGAACGCACAGCCCAGTTGGAACGAAATGA
- a CDS encoding archaemetzincin family Zn-dependent metalloprotease: protein MSLLKSKIVVVPMGDVDFMMVNKLASNLGPVFSRSVDILKGMKMPSEAYNVIRNQYYAQVILAKLERTKANSREKVLAICEEDLYLPDENYIMGYVDKLSGTAVLSLYRIRQEFYGLPEDESKVYPRLFKEAVHRLAHLFELTECRNPKCVNYYSQVMLDIDNKSDKFCDICKRNLTSVV, encoded by the coding sequence GTGTCATTGTTGAAATCAAAGATCGTTGTTGTCCCTATGGGGGATGTCGACTTCATGATGGTCAACAAGCTGGCCTCCAATCTGGGGCCGGTCTTCAGTCGTTCGGTTGACATTCTCAAGGGGATGAAGATGCCCTCGGAGGCATACAATGTCATCCGCAATCAATACTACGCCCAGGTGATTCTCGCCAAATTGGAGCGAACCAAAGCAAACAGCCGCGAAAAGGTGCTGGCCATCTGCGAAGAGGACCTCTACCTGCCGGATGAGAACTATATCATGGGATATGTCGACAAGCTCTCCGGGACAGCGGTGCTTTCGCTCTATCGAATACGCCAGGAGTTTTACGGCCTCCCGGAAGACGAAAGCAAAGTTTACCCCCGCCTGTTCAAGGAAGCAGTCCACCGCCTGGCGCATCTGTTTGAACTGACCGAGTGCCGCAATCCGAAGTGCGTCAATTATTACAGCCAGGTGATGCTGGATATCGACAACAAAAGCGACAAATTCTGCGATATCTGTAAACGGAATCTGACCAGCGTCGTGTGA
- a CDS encoding DEAD/DEAH box helicase gives MNLEQIIDLLRNDTEVSDNISHWKSFSPKPAVYADFPTELNDRLVATLKARNIRQLYSHQADAVRAVIGGEDVVVVTPTASGKTLCYNLPVLNEIMREPNSRALYLFPTKALSQDQLSELYELIQKLDVDIKTYTFDGDTPQTARRLIRSAGHIVVTNPDMLHAGILPHHTKWIKLFENLKYVVIDEIHNYRGIFGSHLANVIKRLKRICAFYGSNPQFICCSATIANPAELTARIIGRRPTLIDNNGAPTGEKHFLIYNPPVVNKQLGIRRSSINEAARLAALFLRNKVQTIVFAHYRLYVEVLLTYLQRELKGDFGKGINIAGYRGGYLPNERRQIESGLRAGTITGVVSTNALELGVDIGSLDVSIIVGYPGSIASLWQQAGRAGRRSGTSVTVMIANSSAINQFLCSEPKYIFDKTPESGIIDPDNLIIRTSHLKCAAFELPFGVEEYGDDADTRQILEYLADQNILRKSNDRYHWSSEIYPAEGVSLRSASPDNFVILNESDNARVIGEVDYFSAPVFLHPEAIYLHSANQYQVTNLDWDGKKAYVKEVQVDYYTDAETKTDLKVLAVNQEKEIGEARLHAGEVAVTCTTVLFKKIKFQTHENIGSGNLVMPELEMHTNSFWYSFPEDIAEKLGIKLDQFGGSLRGLANMLGKIAPLWVMCDARDLRSISQVKAPFTERPTVYIYENIPGGVGLAEKLYSESERLFDACRDHINRCECYSGCPTCVGPPMEVGDGGKAGTVKLLEYMLALMPV, from the coding sequence ATGAACTTAGAACAGATCATCGACCTGCTGCGGAATGACACCGAGGTCAGCGACAATATTAGCCATTGGAAATCGTTCAGCCCCAAGCCGGCAGTGTATGCTGATTTTCCGACCGAACTGAATGACCGACTGGTAGCGACCCTGAAGGCGCGGAATATCCGACAATTGTATTCGCATCAGGCGGATGCGGTCAGAGCGGTGATCGGGGGCGAAGATGTTGTCGTGGTTACGCCGACCGCCTCGGGGAAAACACTCTGCTACAATCTTCCGGTGCTCAATGAGATCATGCGGGAGCCGAATTCCCGCGCGCTCTACCTCTTCCCGACCAAAGCACTCTCGCAGGACCAGCTTTCCGAGTTGTATGAGCTGATCCAGAAGCTTGATGTTGATATCAAGACCTACACTTTCGATGGTGACACGCCACAGACGGCGCGTCGGCTGATCCGTTCTGCCGGGCATATCGTCGTGACCAATCCGGATATGCTGCATGCCGGCATTCTCCCCCACCATACCAAGTGGATCAAGTTGTTTGAGAATCTCAAGTATGTGGTGATCGATGAGATCCATAATTATCGGGGGATATTCGGGTCGCATCTGGCGAATGTCATCAAACGGCTGAAACGGATTTGCGCCTTCTACGGGTCGAATCCGCAGTTCATCTGCTGTTCGGCGACTATCGCCAACCCGGCTGAATTGACCGCGCGGATAATTGGACGTCGCCCGACTCTGATAGACAACAATGGCGCGCCAACTGGCGAAAAGCACTTCCTTATCTACAATCCACCGGTGGTGAACAAGCAGTTAGGTATCAGGCGGTCATCCATAAACGAGGCTGCGCGGTTGGCCGCACTGTTCCTTCGCAATAAAGTCCAGACGATCGTTTTCGCGCATTACCGGCTCTATGTCGAGGTGTTGTTAACCTATTTACAGCGCGAACTGAAGGGGGATTTCGGCAAAGGGATCAATATCGCCGGGTATCGGGGTGGGTACCTTCCGAACGAACGTCGGCAGATAGAATCCGGGCTTCGGGCCGGCACAATAACGGGAGTTGTCTCTACTAATGCGCTGGAGTTGGGGGTTGATATTGGCTCGCTCGATGTCTCGATAATTGTCGGCTACCCTGGTTCGATAGCCTCCCTCTGGCAACAGGCGGGGCGCGCGGGGCGACGCTCCGGTACCTCCGTCACTGTCATGATCGCCAATTCGAGCGCAATTAACCAATTCCTTTGCTCGGAGCCGAAATACATTTTCGACAAAACGCCGGAGTCGGGCATCATTGACCCGGACAATCTGATAATCAGGACCAGCCACCTCAAATGCGCGGCGTTTGAATTGCCGTTTGGCGTGGAAGAATACGGCGATGACGCGGACACCCGTCAGATCCTTGAATATCTGGCGGACCAGAATATCCTCCGCAAATCGAACGACCGGTACCACTGGTCATCGGAGATATATCCGGCCGAGGGAGTCTCCCTCAGGTCAGCTTCGCCGGATAATTTTGTGATCCTGAATGAATCGGATAATGCGCGGGTGATCGGCGAGGTTGACTATTTCTCTGCTCCGGTCTTCCTGCATCCTGAGGCAATCTATCTTCACTCCGCCAACCAGTACCAGGTGACCAATCTGGATTGGGATGGGAAAAAGGCGTATGTGAAGGAGGTTCAGGTCGACTACTACACCGATGCCGAGACCAAAACCGACCTGAAAGTGTTGGCGGTCAATCAGGAGAAAGAGATCGGCGAGGCGCGGCTCCACGCCGGAGAGGTGGCGGTCACCTGCACCACTGTCCTCTTTAAAAAGATCAAGTTCCAGACGCATGAGAATATCGGCTCCGGCAATCTGGTGATGCCGGAACTTGAAATGCATACCAATTCATTCTGGTACTCCTTCCCGGAGGATATCGCCGAGAAGCTCGGTATCAAGCTGGACCAGTTTGGCGGGTCATTGCGAGGATTGGCGAATATGCTGGGGAAGATTGCGCCATTGTGGGTGATGTGTGATGCCCGGGACCTTCGCTCCATCTCGCAGGTGAAGGCGCCATTCACGGAACGCCCGACTGTCTATATTTATGAGAATATCCCGGGTGGGGTGGGGTTGGCTGAGAAGCTGTATAGTGAATCGGAACGTCTGTTTGATGCCTGCCGCGACCATATTAATCGGTGCGAATGTTATTCCGGCTGTCCGACTTGTGTTGGCCCGCCGATGGAAGTCGGCGACGGCGGCAAGGCGGGGACGGTGAAGTTGCTGGAGTATATGCTGGCGCTGATGCCGGTGTGA
- a CDS encoding MATE family efflux transporter, with translation MADPTVASEKTDYTEGSILGSILKMGLPSMFGFLAQNIYGLINTYWVSRLPAAENAVAGITFFNNLLWFLFAFNHLIGPGSVAIISRRYGEKEYEKAEKAIKETIVLKLFFGVIFGIVGFFMIRSFLELLGATGEALELGVQYGQIIMVGLPINYSIYSIFTALRGVANPHKAMALMFGMTVLNIVLDPLLMFGWFGLPAMGMRGAAIASVITFTIIFSLGVIIFFGPWTNVRLHMKGKERMSLDSMWILIKIGIPAWIGDMSFSLSRLLITPMIAGFGTAVVAAYGVGMQVTSFGIMSLVGIGLGLSSLIGHNVGSGKHERAKKTADKAIGMGVVWMTLIGIVVFFLAEPIMQIFFSHEDTVAHGTMLLKIFSFGFPFLGGWLMTESIFGGVGHNTPNMVINIIHSWGFQVIPVLIATQFFGGGELTVWWILNVASVLSFFAYFTYYQKGTWLKVKV, from the coding sequence ATGGCTGACCCAACAGTCGCGTCGGAAAAGACTGACTATACCGAGGGCTCCATCCTTGGGTCTATCCTCAAGATGGGGCTGCCGTCGATGTTCGGCTTTCTTGCTCAGAATATCTACGGCCTGATCAATACGTATTGGGTCTCACGGCTCCCCGCCGCCGAAAACGCGGTCGCCGGAATCACTTTCTTTAATAATCTCCTCTGGTTCCTCTTTGCCTTCAACCACCTGATCGGTCCCGGTTCGGTTGCGATCATCTCGCGTCGCTATGGCGAGAAAGAGTACGAGAAGGCGGAGAAGGCGATCAAAGAGACGATCGTCCTGAAGCTCTTTTTCGGCGTCATTTTCGGAATTGTCGGCTTTTTCATGATCCGGAGTTTCCTCGAACTGCTCGGCGCGACCGGCGAGGCGCTTGAGCTGGGCGTCCAATACGGCCAGATCATCATGGTTGGGCTTCCCATCAACTACTCTATCTATTCGATTTTCACTGCATTGCGCGGCGTTGCCAACCCGCACAAGGCGATGGCTCTCATGTTCGGGATGACCGTCCTCAATATCGTCCTCGACCCGCTGCTCATGTTTGGGTGGTTTGGTCTTCCGGCGATGGGGATGCGCGGTGCGGCGATCGCCTCAGTCATTACCTTCACGATCATCTTCAGCCTTGGCGTTATCATCTTTTTCGGCCCCTGGACCAATGTCCGATTGCATATGAAGGGGAAGGAGCGGATGTCGCTTGATTCGATGTGGATCCTGATAAAGATCGGCATCCCGGCCTGGATAGGGGATATGTCGTTCTCCCTGTCGCGTCTGCTCATTACCCCGATGATCGCCGGCTTTGGAACCGCAGTCGTGGCGGCGTATGGAGTCGGTATGCAGGTGACCTCGTTTGGGATCATGTCACTGGTCGGGATCGGTCTCGGGCTGTCATCGCTGATCGGCCACAATGTTGGATCCGGCAAACATGAGCGCGCCAAAAAGACCGCCGACAAAGCGATCGGGATGGGGGTAGTCTGGATGACCCTTATCGGGATCGTCGTCTTCTTTCTGGCCGAGCCGATCATGCAGATCTTCTTCTCGCACGAAGATACGGTCGCGCATGGGACGATGCTGCTTAAGATATTCTCTTTCGGGTTCCCCTTCCTGGGAGGATGGCTGATGACCGAATCGATCTTTGGCGGAGTGGGACATAATACGCCGAACATGGTTATCAATATCATCCACTCCTGGGGATTCCAGGTGATCCCGGTACTTATCGCGACACAATTTTTCGGCGGGGGAGAACTGACCGTCTGGTGGATATTAAACGTCGCTTCGGTGCTGAGCTTCTTCGCGTATTTCACCTACTACCAGAAGGGGACCTGGCTGAAGGTGAAGGTGTAG
- a CDS encoding TonB family protein: MSSHAKLSTSSRVLTALTLLLTVSFALAILPSTSDAKRPKKESTSPKTGPAVEDSSALYDTTVPPLDEFVSVEVEPEMFHIEPPVYPMELKNQSVIEMVWVRAGVDMKGVVRDAKVARSSGNQALDDAALAAARKCSFKPAIQNGKPVAAWVNCLMNFEGKQYSGGKESTFSTQLKGELDTTLPGPNDHIPTDSMPDMIYNAQPYYPRLARTAGLMGTVWIRALVDKTGKVRAVAVLKSSGSMSLDASAMDAGWENRFIPAKKDGQPVAVWITYKVDFTLTEGR, from the coding sequence ATGTCATCACACGCTAAGTTATCCACATCGTCGCGAGTTCTGACCGCGCTTACACTGCTGCTCACCGTATCATTCGCGCTCGCGATTCTCCCTTCAACCTCCGACGCCAAGCGACCAAAGAAAGAATCAACTTCTCCAAAGACAGGACCAGCCGTCGAAGATTCCTCGGCTCTTTACGACACAACCGTGCCACCACTGGATGAATTTGTTTCTGTCGAGGTCGAGCCAGAGATGTTCCACATCGAGCCACCGGTCTATCCAATGGAACTGAAGAATCAGTCTGTCATAGAAATGGTCTGGGTCAGAGCCGGTGTTGATATGAAGGGTGTCGTTCGTGATGCCAAAGTTGCCAGAAGTTCCGGGAATCAGGCTCTTGACGATGCCGCACTCGCCGCAGCTCGAAAATGCAGTTTCAAGCCGGCGATTCAGAATGGCAAGCCCGTCGCGGCTTGGGTGAATTGCCTGATGAATTTCGAGGGTAAGCAATACTCCGGCGGCAAAGAGAGTACCTTTTCCACACAGCTCAAAGGTGAATTAGACACGACCTTGCCCGGCCCAAATGATCACATCCCAACCGACTCAATGCCTGATATGATCTACAATGCTCAGCCATACTACCCCCGCCTCGCCAGGACGGCTGGCTTAATGGGGACCGTCTGGATAAGGGCCCTGGTCGATAAGACGGGGAAAGTTCGTGCCGTTGCGGTTCTGAAGAGCTCCGGCAGTATGTCGCTGGATGCGTCGGCGATGGATGCTGGTTGGGAAAACAGATTTATCCCGGCCAAGAAGGACGGTCAGCCAGTTGCGGTCTGGATCACCTATAAAGTCGATTTCACACTAACGGAAGGGCGATGA